GCCAACCCGCCGTCGATCTCCAGGTCCACCATGCGTCGTCGCTCCTCGGGCGAGAACGGCCGATATTGGCATTCTCTTATCGGGAGAATAACATCATCGTCGCAGGCCGAAGAACTTTCGTCGGCGAGGATGGGGGTGGTCCGGTGCGTAGCCGAATCGCTGCCGCGTTCGCGGCCGCTCTCGCCGTCGCCGTGCTCGGGGCCTGCACGTCGCGTCCGCCGACCCAGGTGTCCAGCACGGCGTCGGTCACGGTCAACGGCAACGACGCGAACATCCATGTCGTCAAGTGCAGTCAGTTGGAGTGGTACCGGACGATCGACATCGGCGGCGACTTTGCTGGGGCCACCGTTGTCATCGATCAACGAGCGGAACCGCTCACCACCGAGTCCGTGCGCATCCGGAACTTGGGCGGCTTCACCGGCATGTACTCCCAAGGCGACGGCGGCGACGCCGACATGAGCCTGAGCGGCGACAAATTCACCATCACCGGCACCGCCAACGGCTACAACACCGACAAGCCCGGTGAACCGGCCACCGCCGCCTTCAAGATCATCGCGACCTGCTGACGTCCCGCGCCGAGCGCTCGAGCGGGGCCACGCGTTGCGGTTGGCGACCTGGAGAGAATACAATTCTCAGAAATTGCGAAGGAGGATTTCATGGGGCAGTTGTCGCATCGGGTGGACGTCCCGTTCCCACTCTTTGACGCGGATAATCATCTCTACGAGCCGCCGGAAGCGCTGACCAAGTACCTGCCCAAGGAGTACAAGGACTACGTCCAGTACGTGCAGATCAACGGGCGCACCAAGATCGCGCTCCGCGGCGTGATCAGCAACTACATTCCCAACCCGACCTTCGAGGTCGTCGCCCGGCCGGGCGCCTGGGAGGAATACTTCAAGTACGGCAACCCGGAAGGCAAGAGCAAGCGCGAGCTGTTCGGCGAGCCGATGCGCGCGATCCCGGCGTTCTTCGAGCCCGGCCCGCGCCTGGAGAAGATGAACGAGCTGGGCCTGGACCGCACCCTGATGTTTCCGACGCTGGCCAGCCTGATCGAGGAGCGGCTGCGCGACGACCCGGTCGCCATCCACGTCCTGATCCATGCGCTGAACCAGTGGCTCGACGAGGTCTGGGGCTTCAACTACCAGAACCGCATCTTCACCACCCCGGTCATCACCCTGCCGATCGTCGAGAAGGCGATCGAGGAGCTGGAGTGGGTGGTCAAGCGCGGCGCGCGGTGCATCCTGATCCGTCCGGCGCCGGTCCCCGGATTTCGCGGCCCCCGATCGTTCGCGCTGCCCGAGTTCGACCCGTTCTGGGAGCGGGTCGTCGAGCACGACGTGCTGGTCGGCATGCACTCCAGCGACAGCGGCTACTCCCGGTACACCTCCGAGTGGGACGGCGCCGACCAGGAGATGCTGCCGTTCCAAACCAACGCGATGGGCATCCTCAACGAGTGGCGGCCCATCCAGGACGCGGTGGGCTCGTGGGTGATCCACGGCGCGCTCTACCGCCACCCCAAGCTGAAGGTCGCGATCGTCGAGGCCGGATCGAAATGGATGACCCCGCTGCTGGACGGCCTGGCCGAGGTCTTCCGGAAGGCCCCGGAAGCGTTCCCGAGCGACCCCGTCGAGATGGTCAAGAACCGGGTCTACGTCAGCCCGTTCTTCGAGGAGGGCATCGACGATCTGATCAACCTCGTCGGTGTGGACCAGGTGCTGTACGGCTCGGACTGGCCGCACCCCGAAGGGCTGGCGGAGCCGACCTACTACATCAACGCGCTGTCGCACCTGCCCGTCGACGACCAGGCAAAGATCATGGGCGGCAACCTCGGTCGGCTCGTCACCGTGTGACCCAAACGTTGGCGTGGCAGACCATCCCCGAGATGGTCTTGAGCGCGGCGGACCGCTTCGGCGACGCCGAAGCGGTCGTCGACGGTCCACTGCGCCTCACATTTGCTGAACTGGTGCAGCGAATACGTTGCGCCGCAGGCGCTTTCGCGGACCTCGGCGTCGGCAGGGGTGAACGGGTCGCGATCTGGGCGCCGAACTGCGCGGAGTGGATCGTCGCGGCGTTCGGCCTGCTGACCGCGGGCGGTGTGCTGGTGCCGGTGAACACCCGGTTCAAGACGGAGGAGGCGGGCGACATCATCGCGCGCAGCGGAGCCAAGGCCGTCCTGGTGCAGAAGGGATTCCTGGGCCGGGATTACACTCTGTCCTCTTTGAAGCCCTCCGGGCTTCCACCGGTCATCGATCTGAAATCCGACTTCCTTTCCGGCGGTTCCCCGTTCGAGCGGCCGGTGAGCGGCACCGACATCTCGGACATCATTTTCACCTCGGGCACGACCGGCCGCCCGAAGGGCGCGATGATGAATCACCGCCAAACGCTGCGTGCGTACGAGGAGTGGGCGACGC
The nucleotide sequence above comes from Mycobacterium malmoense. Encoded proteins:
- a CDS encoding lipoprotein LpqH, whose product is MRSRIAAAFAAALAVAVLGACTSRPPTQVSSTASVTVNGNDANIHVVKCSQLEWYRTIDIGGDFAGATVVIDQRAEPLTTESVRIRNLGGFTGMYSQGDGGDADMSLSGDKFTITGTANGYNTDKPGEPATAAFKIIATC
- a CDS encoding amidohydrolase family protein, with amino-acid sequence MGQLSHRVDVPFPLFDADNHLYEPPEALTKYLPKEYKDYVQYVQINGRTKIALRGVISNYIPNPTFEVVARPGAWEEYFKYGNPEGKSKRELFGEPMRAIPAFFEPGPRLEKMNELGLDRTLMFPTLASLIEERLRDDPVAIHVLIHALNQWLDEVWGFNYQNRIFTTPVITLPIVEKAIEELEWVVKRGARCILIRPAPVPGFRGPRSFALPEFDPFWERVVEHDVLVGMHSSDSGYSRYTSEWDGADQEMLPFQTNAMGILNEWRPIQDAVGSWVIHGALYRHPKLKVAIVEAGSKWMTPLLDGLAEVFRKAPEAFPSDPVEMVKNRVYVSPFFEEGIDDLINLVGVDQVLYGSDWPHPEGLAEPTYYINALSHLPVDDQAKIMGGNLGRLVTV